A single genomic interval of Marmota flaviventris isolate mMarFla1 chromosome 14, mMarFla1.hap1, whole genome shotgun sequence harbors:
- the Fam161a gene encoding protein FAM161A isoform X4 gives MASVSHRDARVAASSFHMPVNPSTGARVAQYEREDPLEALAAEAAALEEGEEEKVLRATRASADFNTNFSGLDEHMNYEDIVHFSDVCYSNEEYFRKLEELKAAHIETMAKLEKMYQDKLNLKEVQPLIIKEDVPSISSSFISEKNSYQHVPLMTALSEPDLGRSSSLHTSSSEEDVPNLEKYTMMNYAKDLINNMWTDFRVKDYIQYEDTDFQANEKTKKKPKEWVPRITIPAPFQMMIREQKKKEEAMKSKPNIETVHQLLKKQEEDLECKKKFRATPVPVCVLLPLYHDMVKQKEERRRSRKEKNKEALLNSQKPFKFIAREEQKQAAQEKQLKDFFRSKKKSNSFKARPIPRSTYDSNTSDKLKEEEHYRNMKIQPRSQELLQNSSPMPTFRHSKGPGQAGKSRYKHKARYPTHDVEDLPEKYKTGFPGHKDSKLLTGSKPSDLHTSSSASAKREPLLTDIRADEENLKETHWPYQSLRHKSPVRSTSAKIMPCNCNPPAPTVSSRGREQAIRRSLEEKKMLEEERNRILTKQKQRIKELQKLLTTRAKAYDSHQSLAQVFKSKVKYLRKSEKERMREYRQEIEEREEKLKKRPLLFERVAQVVFIGIKMQEWQQKSIILTP, from the exons ATGGCCTCCGTCTCCCACCGAGACGCGAGGGTAGCGGCCTCCAGTTTCCACATGCCGGTAAATCCCAGCACCGGAGCGCGGGTCGCCCAGTACGAACGTGAAGACCCCCTAGAGGCCTTGGCGGCAGAGGCGGCGGCTCTGGAGGAAGGCGAGGAGGAGAAGGTGTTGCGGGCCACGCGGGCGTCG GCTGATTTTAACACCAACTTTTCTGGGTTGGATGAACATATGAACTATGAGGACATAGTGCACTTTTCTGATGTTTGCTACTCTAATGAAGAGTATTTCAGGAAACTAGAAGAGCTGAAGGCAGCCCACATAGAAACTATGgcaaaattagagaaaatgtatcaagataaattaaatttaaaggaaGTTCAGCCACTGATCATCAAGGAAGATGTTCCTAGTATTTCTTCCAG CTTTATATCAGAAAAGAACTCCTATCAACATGTTCCATTAATGACAGCACTTTCAGAGCCTGACTTAGGCCGGTCCTCCTCCTTGCATACTTCTTCCTCTGAAGAGGATGTGCCCAATCTAGAAAAATACACAATGATGAACTATGCTAAGGATCTCATCAACAACATGTGGACAGACTTTCGTGTTAAAGATTATATTCAGTATGAAGATACTGACTTTCAggcaaatgaaaaaacaaagaagaaaccaaaagaATGGGTGCCCAGGATTACAATACCTGCTCCTTTTCAGATGATGATtagagaacagaagaaaaaagaagaggccATGAAATCTAAACCAAATATTGAAACAGTACATCAGCTGCtcaaaaaacaagaagaagatTTAGAATGTAAGAAGAAATTCCGAGCCACTCCAGTTCCTGTGTGTGTCCTTCTCCCCCTTTATCATGATATGGTCAAACAAAAAGAAGAACGAAGGAGGTCtaggaaggagaaaaacaaagaagctCTTCTGAACTCACAAAAGCCATTTAAGTTTATTGCAAGAGAAGAACAGAAGCAAGCAGCCCAGGAAAAGCAGCTGAAAGACTTTTTTAGatctaaaaagaaatcaaattcatTTAAAGCTAGACCCATACCTCGTTCTACTTATGATTCAAATACCAGTGACAAGTTAAAAGAAGAAGAGCATTATAGAAACATGAAGATACAGCCGAGATCCCAAGAACTTTTACAGAATTCATCCCCTATGCCAACTTTCAGGCATTCTAAGGGTCCTGGACAGGCTGGAAAGTCAAGGTATAAACACAAAGCCAGGTACCCGACTCATGATGTTGAAGACCTTCCTGAGAAATATAAAACAGGCTTCCCAGGACACAAGGATTCAAAACTCTTAACTGGCAGTAAACCATCTGATCTTCATACATCCTCAAGTGCATCTGCTAAAAGAGAACCCCTTTTGACAGACATTAGAGCAgatgaagaaaatttgaaagaaacacATTGGCCTTATCAGTCTCTAAGACACAAGTCACCAGTAAGAAGTACAAGTGCAAAGATCATGCCTTGTAACTGCAACCCTCCAGCGCCCACAGTATCTTCCAGAGGAAGGGAACAAGCCATAAG GAGATCacttgaggaaaagaaaatgttggaagaagagagaaatcGGATCCTAACTAAGCAGAAGCAAAGAATCAAAGAATTGCAGAAACTCCTGACAACCCGGGCTAAGGCTTATGACTCACATCAAAGTTTAGCTCAAGTTTTTAAGTCCAAAGTAAAATATCTCAG